In Podospora pseudopauciseta strain CBS 411.78 chromosome 3, whole genome shotgun sequence, one genomic interval encodes:
- a CDS encoding hypothetical protein (EggNog:ENOG503P0CA; COG:C) has product MASTIPTTMKAHIYTNTSPTLEANLSISTSVPTPTVSGPNELLIQVLSASINPADHKVPELPSPVRRLVIKTPATPGMDFCGRVVQAGTKVDSIALGDIVYGRLGPKQHGSLGEYIIAPANVVAVLPKEGVTVDEAAAIGVAGLTAYQAIQPNVKKGDKIFINGSSGGVGSFAVQIAKVLGCHVTASCSPAKAELVKSLGADEIIDYTTTDVCEYLRAKGTVFAQVLDNVGTPDNLYKASDDFLIAGGKFVQVGSPLSLGALRSAASRALLPSFLGGGKSKYEVYTIRDSAEDLKVLGQWIKEKKIKVVIEQTYEFEDVPKAFAKLRTGKSAGKLVIHVGK; this is encoded by the exons ATGGCATCCACTATCCCCACGACAATGAAAGCGCACATCTACACCAACACCTCACCAACATTAGAggccaacctctccatctcaacatcaGTCCCAACTCCGACTGTATCTGGACCCAATGAACTGCTGATTCAAGTCTTGTCAGCATCCATCAACCCAGCCGACCACAAAGTCCCAGAGTTGCCCAGCCCTGTCCGGCGGCTAGTCATCAAGACGCCTGCCACCCCTGGCATGGACTTTTGTGGCCGTGTGGTTCAAGCTGGGACAAAGGTTGACTCAATCGCACTAGGAGATATAGTATACGGTCGCTTGGGGCCTAAACAGCATGGATCTCTCGGAGAGTACATCATCGCGCCAGCCAACGTTGTTGCCGTCCTTCCCAAGGAGGGTGTGACAGTCGACGAGGCAGCTGCCATTGGAGTGGCAGGACTGACTGCGTACC AGGCAATCCAGCCCAATGTCAAAAAGGGCGACAAGATTTTCATCAACGGTAGCTCGGGTGGTGTCGGCTCCTTTGCCGTGCAAATCGCCAAGGTTTTGGGCTGTCACGTCACCGCCTCATGTTCACCGGCCAAGGCCGAGCTCGTCAAATCGCTGGGTGCCGACGAGATCATCGACTACACCACCACAGACGTCTGCGAGTACTTGCGTGCCAAAGGAACGGTATTCGCGCAGGTTCTGGACAACGTGGGCACGCCCGACAACCTGTACAAAGCGTCTGATGACTTCCTCATTGCAGGCGGGAAGTTTGTACAGGTTGGGAGCCCGTTGTCGCTCGGCGCGCTTCGATCCGCGGCCTCCAGGGCGCTGCTGCCGTCTTTCTTGGGAGGGGGCAAGAGCAAGTACGAAGTTTACACTATTCGGGATTCTGCGGAGGACCTGAAGGTGCTGGGGCAGTggatcaaggagaagaagatcaaggtTGTGATTGAACAGACGTATGAATTTGAGGATGTGCCGAAAGCCTTTGCCAAGTTGAGGACAGGAAAGAGCGCGGGGAAGCTGGTGATCCATGTTGGAAAGTGA
- a CDS encoding hypothetical protein (EggNog:ENOG503PR8U): protein MLAQNFLLLIAANLVASIPTLDNSPKPINLEATELQRRSACAVAGVVNGQCGRYYRGTGCNDMINAIDPGRCSGTCYSSGDAIASIKASGDGTYGTNCQVFYDSNCQNPIGQTGNTITGGGKCYTPSDGRTGHSMLCWYRC from the exons ATGCTCGCGCAAAATTTCCTCCTGCTCATCGCAGCCAACCTCGTGGCATCCATTCCCACCCTTGATAACTCCCCCAAGcccatcaacctcgaggCAACCGAGCTGCAGCGTCGGTCCGCCTGCGCAGTTGCCGGCGTAGTCAACGGCCAGTGTGGCCGCTACTACCGCGGCACCGGCTGCAATGACATGATCAATGCCATTGACCCTGGC AGATGCAGCGGCACCTGCTACTCCTCGGGCGATGCCATTGCCAGCATCAAAGCGTCCGGTGACGGCACCTACGGCACAAACTGCCAGGTCTTTTACGACTCCAACTGCCAGAACCCCATCGGCCAGACCGGAAACACCATCACTGGGGGAGGAAAGTGCTATACGCCGTCTGACGGTCGCACCGGTCATAGCATGCTTTGCTGGTACCGCTGCTGA
- a CDS encoding hypothetical protein (EggNog:ENOG503P466; COG:U), whose protein sequence is MAMHDNTNGIKNGAEQAQAPAASRLFDWWAALALQKTSGAADVIVARKGLGGLSTPGSHPSARFRSWPATGQKQSSWALPGHLPLPPTPSPAFGQKHRQSLRPTINTIITSHDRFLFLLVYHLTLQLTTSLCTALLLQHAFLPSITTSQTANTMSYAEVASKGPKQTPEEAAAPQPPQVVVDDSTSTSSLIDVDTPSVRTVPSDFAEQEVKTDTQAARIEREEAEKKARAKAEALRAEADLAKKKAKSKAKKADTWLTKRFENMGDGPAGALAVANLIAVIGLSGWLGFKAWNSYERGRLSWKDVGLGLGLIGAVGAVEGAFTNYLYKAKGKGKEQ, encoded by the exons ATGGCGATGCACGACAACACAAACGGCATCAAAAACGGCGCTGAACAGGCCCAagctccagcagcttcgCGGCTGTTCGATTGGTGGGCTGCCTTGGCCCTCCAGAAAACAAGCGGAGCCGCAGACGTCATCGTAGCCAGGAAGGGGCTTGGCGGTCTCTCAACCCCCGGCTCCCACCCGAGCGCCCGCTTCCGTTCATGGCCGGCAACTGGGCAGAAGCAATCAAGCTGGGCCTTGCCAG gtcaccttcccctccctcccactccaTCACCTGCTTTTGGCCAAAAACATCGCCAGTCTCTCCGACCCACGATAAATACCATCATCACGAGCCACGAccgttttctttttctacTCGTTTATCACTTGACACTGCAACTCACCACTTCTCTTTGTACCGCATTACTGCTGCAACACGCATTTCTCCCATCCATCACAACTTCACAAACAGCCAACACAA TGTCGTACGCTGAAGTCGCATCCAAAGGCCCCAAGCAGACTCCTGAGGAG GCTGCtgcccctcaaccaccccaagTCGTAGTCGATgactccacctccacctcttccctTATCGATGTTGACACCCCCTCTGTCCGCACCGTCCCCTCTGATTTCGCCGAGCAAGAAGTCAAGACCGACACGCAGGCTGCCCGGATCgagcgggaggaggctgagaagaaggcccgAGCCAAGGCCGAAGCCCTTCGCGCCGAAGCTGACCTCGCtaagaagaaggccaagagcaaggcaaagaaggcggACACCTGGTTGACGAAGCGGTTCGAGAATATGGGCGATGGTCCCGCGGGCGCGTTGGCTGTGGCGAATTTGATTGCCGTTATTGGGTTGAGCGGGTGGTTGGGCTTCAAGGCTTGGAACTCATATGAGCGCGGCAGACTGAGCTGGAAGGATGTCGGTCTCGGGCTGGGTCTGATCGGTGCTGTTGGGGCTGTCGAGGGTGCCTTCACCAA CTATCTCTACAAGGCCAAGGGGAAGGGCAAGGAGCAATAA